One window from the genome of Nisaea sediminum encodes:
- a CDS encoding Hpt domain-containing protein, giving the protein MDLRLSPAVLRRLEEVVNESRERFVVDLAARLRKLRTSVQTVLDGDMTQEDMLALVFDESLQIKGMGGTVGYNVLSLIATTLNDFVTGRTELGRIQFEILQLHIDAMYVVIADRIIDNGGILEDQVLSGLRAAVRKFG; this is encoded by the coding sequence ATGGATCTGCGTCTGAGCCCGGCCGTATTGCGACGGCTGGAGGAGGTGGTCAACGAGTCGCGCGAGCGTTTCGTGGTCGATCTCGCGGCCCGGCTGCGCAAACTGCGCACCAGCGTCCAGACGGTTCTCGACGGCGATATGACGCAGGAGGACATGCTCGCGCTGGTCTTCGACGAGAGCCTGCAGATCAAAGGGATGGGCGGAACCGTCGGCTACAACGTGCTCAGTCTGATCGCCACGACACTGAACGATTTCGTCACCGGACGGACGGAACTCGGGCGTATCCAGTTCGAGATTCTGCAGCTTCACATCGACGCCATGTATGTCGTCATCGCCGACAGGATCATCGACAATGGCGGAATTCTCGAAGATCAGGTGCTCAGCGGATTGCGGGCGGCGGTGCGGAAGTTCGGGTGA
- a CDS encoding Lon protease family protein produces the protein MAVKPLAAKALFTRTDLKPHSIQSTDDLEDIEALIGQERALGAVKFAAGMQQRGYNLFVIGPKGSGRHMAVNRFLQQRGAELDAPPDWVYVHNFEKPYMPLAISVPPGRGEPFRKAMHELVSDLKAVLPTLFESEDYRLRIDAVNKEAAEKQQHALEGVDTEARKHGVTLIRTPQGFAFAPLSGQKPMAPETFQQLPEEAQKRYQEATKGMMEELQKVLHGLPMIERDRLRELRKIARETARHVIEQEIADVETVMTCCDDVLAYLKIVADDMVEHIGLFMHSDEDGPLALPNGGSGEGAVEHDPATRYQVNVLVSNIPSGGAPVIVEDHPALGKLIGRIEHYAQMGNLITDFTLIKPGALHHANGGFLLINADKLLLNPMSWEALKRALYAEQITIESPYMTSATATVLSLQPDPIPLDLKIVLFGDYRLYLLLSSLDPDFQDLFKVAADFEEVLDRTPENDQLFARLVATIARNNKLRRFARDAIERVMEHAARIAGDSERLSTRVGLIADLMREADHWAGEAGKQAVSRAHVDQAITKQIHRADRIRERSIEQITRGTVLIDTGGAKVGQVNGLSVLQIGSFAFGKPSRISATVRVGGGKVVDIEREVELGGPLHSKGVMILSGYLARTYAPEAPMSLAATLTFEQSYGGVDGDSASSAELYALLSALSGVPIDQSLAVTGSVNQMGEVQAIGGANEKIEGFFDVCAARGLTGSQGVLIPTSNVKHLMLREDVVKACERKKFRILPISTIEEGIEALTGKKAGARGAKGKYPAGSINRLVEDRLLAFAKVRFKTGKERGGPVNT, from the coding sequence ATGGCCGTTAAGCCACTTGCTGCAAAAGCACTCTTCACAAGAACCGACCTGAAGCCGCATTCCATCCAGAGCACGGACGACCTCGAGGATATCGAGGCGCTGATCGGCCAGGAACGGGCACTCGGCGCCGTCAAGTTCGCCGCCGGCATGCAGCAGCGCGGCTACAATCTCTTCGTCATCGGCCCCAAGGGGTCCGGCCGGCACATGGCGGTGAACCGCTTTCTGCAGCAACGCGGGGCCGAACTCGACGCGCCGCCGGACTGGGTCTATGTGCACAATTTCGAGAAGCCCTACATGCCGCTGGCGATCTCGGTTCCGCCGGGCCGGGGCGAGCCGTTCCGCAAGGCCATGCATGAGCTTGTCTCGGACCTGAAGGCGGTCCTGCCGACCCTGTTCGAGAGCGAGGATTACCGCCTCAGGATCGATGCGGTGAACAAGGAAGCGGCGGAAAAGCAGCAGCACGCGCTGGAGGGCGTCGATACAGAAGCGCGCAAGCACGGTGTGACCCTGATCCGCACCCCGCAGGGTTTTGCCTTCGCACCGCTCTCCGGCCAGAAGCCGATGGCGCCCGAGACCTTCCAGCAGCTTCCCGAGGAGGCGCAGAAGCGCTACCAGGAAGCCACCAAGGGAATGATGGAGGAGTTGCAGAAGGTCCTTCACGGCCTGCCGATGATCGAGCGTGACCGGCTGCGCGAACTGCGCAAGATCGCGCGCGAGACCGCGCGGCATGTCATCGAGCAGGAAATCGCCGATGTCGAGACGGTGATGACCTGCTGCGACGACGTCCTCGCCTATCTGAAGATCGTCGCCGACGACATGGTCGAGCATATCGGTCTCTTCATGCATTCCGACGAGGACGGCCCACTCGCGCTGCCGAACGGCGGCAGCGGCGAAGGCGCGGTCGAGCACGATCCGGCGACGCGTTACCAGGTCAACGTCTTGGTCTCGAACATCCCGTCGGGCGGCGCGCCGGTGATCGTCGAGGACCATCCGGCCCTAGGGAAACTGATCGGCCGGATCGAGCACTACGCCCAGATGGGCAACCTGATCACAGACTTCACGCTGATCAAGCCCGGCGCGCTGCACCATGCCAACGGCGGCTTCCTGCTGATCAATGCGGACAAGCTCCTGCTCAACCCGATGAGCTGGGAGGCCCTGAAGCGGGCGCTCTATGCCGAGCAGATCACCATCGAATCTCCTTACATGACATCCGCCACCGCCACCGTTCTGTCGCTGCAGCCGGATCCCATCCCGCTCGACCTGAAGATCGTGCTGTTCGGTGATTACCGCCTCTATCTTCTGCTCTCTTCGCTCGACCCGGACTTCCAGGACCTCTTCAAGGTCGCCGCCGATTTCGAAGAGGTGCTGGACCGGACGCCGGAGAACGACCAGCTCTTCGCCCGCCTGGTCGCGACGATCGCGCGCAACAACAAGCTGCGCCGCTTCGCACGCGATGCGATCGAACGGGTGATGGAACATGCGGCCCGGATCGCAGGGGATTCCGAACGCCTCTCGACCCGCGTCGGGCTGATCGCCGACCTGATGCGCGAGGCCGATCACTGGGCGGGAGAGGCCGGCAAGCAGGCCGTCTCGCGCGCCCATGTGGATCAGGCCATTACGAAGCAGATCCACCGCGCCGACAGGATTCGTGAACGCTCCATCGAGCAGATCACTCGCGGAACGGTGCTGATCGACACCGGCGGGGCGAAGGTCGGGCAGGTGAACGGGCTTTCTGTGCTGCAGATCGGCAGTTTCGCCTTCGGCAAACCGAGCCGGATTTCGGCCACGGTGCGCGTCGGTGGCGGCAAGGTGGTCGATATCGAGCGCGAGGTGGAACTCGGCGGCCCGCTGCACTCCAAAGGCGTGATGATCCTCTCCGGCTATCTCGCCCGGACCTACGCGCCCGAGGCGCCGATGTCGCTCGCCGCGACCCTCACATTCGAGCAGTCCTACGGCGGCGTCGACGGCGACAGTGCCTCCTCGGCGGAACTCTACGCCCTGCTCTCCGCACTGTCGGGCGTGCCGATCGACCAGTCGCTGGCGGTAACCGGCTCGGTCAACCAGATGGGCGAGGTGCAGGCGATCGGCGGCGCGAACGAGAAGATCGAGGGCTTCTTCGACGTCTGCGCGGCGCGCGGCCTTACCGGCAGTCAGGGCGTGCTTATTCCGACCTCGAACGTGAAGCACCTGATGCTCCGTGAGGATGTGGTCAAAGCCTGCGAGCGGAAGAAGTTCCGCATCCTGCCGATCTCGACCATAGAGGAAGGCATCGAGGCGCTGACCGGCAAGAAGGCCGGCGCGCGCGGCGCCAAGGGGAAGTACCCCGCCGGCAGCATCAACCGCCTGGTCGAGGACCGGCTGCTTGCCTTCGCGAAGGTGCGGTTCAAGACAGGCAAGGAACGGGGCGGACCGGTCAATACCTGA
- a CDS encoding gamma-glutamylcyclotransferase: protein MAPSNKIPLTRDTIRSGHIRELIRQHATTYRVLTDEELHASLASMFPDGKPNEDVWLFGYGSLIWNPTIHYAESRCATAHGYHRRFCLQTHLGRGSPEVPGLTLGLDLGGCCRGVAFRITRDTAYDELEIVWRREMVSDAYIPRWLSLSSDEGPIRAIGFVMNRKHERYVGEMPEEEMARTIERAHGFLGPCAEYLFNTVDHLEELGMPDRGLKRLRDRVSEIRSEASRKPA, encoded by the coding sequence ATGGCACCTTCGAACAAGATCCCGCTGACGCGCGACACGATCCGCTCCGGCCATATCCGGGAGCTCATCCGCCAGCATGCGACCACCTACAGGGTCCTGACCGACGAGGAACTGCATGCCTCGCTCGCCTCGATGTTTCCGGACGGGAAGCCGAACGAGGATGTCTGGCTGTTCGGCTACGGCTCGCTGATCTGGAATCCGACGATCCACTACGCCGAGTCCCGCTGCGCCACGGCGCACGGCTATCATCGCCGGTTCTGCCTGCAGACCCATCTCGGCCGGGGCTCGCCCGAAGTACCGGGCCTCACTCTCGGGCTCGACCTCGGCGGATGCTGCCGCGGCGTCGCCTTCCGGATCACACGCGACACCGCCTATGACGAGCTCGAGATCGTCTGGCGTCGGGAGATGGTCAGCGACGCTTACATCCCGCGCTGGCTTTCCCTTTCGAGCGACGAAGGACCGATCCGGGCGATCGGCTTCGTGATGAACCGCAAGCATGAACGCTATGTCGGCGAGATGCCGGAAGAGGAGATGGCGCGCACCATCGAGCGGGCGCATGGCTTTCTCGGGCCCTGCGCCGAATATCTCTTCAATACGGTGGACCATCTGGAGGAACTCGGCATGCCCGACCGCGGCCTGAAGCGGCTGCGCGACCGGGTCTCCGAGATCCGCTCGGAGGCCTCCCGGAAACCCGCTTGA
- a CDS encoding response regulator — translation MAEKVDFSLVHFLIVDGNPLSADLARDLLLTMGATTVFVAHGYDEAIAALKSNVVDVLLTELHLPPRSGLDLIREVRSGKTGGNRQMPILVMSALSAKDHVFEARDAGVTEFIAKPYGVEGFYRRMVGIIAHPRAFVDSDKYFGPDRRRRQLPYDGPDRRQ, via the coding sequence ATGGCGGAGAAAGTAGATTTTAGCCTCGTCCATTTCCTGATCGTCGACGGCAACCCGCTCTCGGCCGATCTCGCACGGGATTTGTTGCTGACGATGGGAGCGACGACGGTTTTCGTTGCGCATGGCTATGACGAGGCGATCGCCGCGCTCAAATCGAACGTGGTCGATGTACTGCTCACCGAGCTGCATTTGCCGCCGCGCTCCGGGCTCGATCTGATCCGCGAGGTGCGTTCCGGAAAGACGGGCGGGAACCGCCAGATGCCGATCCTCGTGATGTCCGCCCTCTCCGCCAAGGATCATGTCTTCGAGGCCCGCGACGCCGGGGTGACCGAGTTCATCGCAAAGCCGTATGGCGTCGAGGGATTCTACCGCCGTATGGTTGGCATCATTGCGCATCCGCGCGCTTTCGTTGACAGTGACAAATATTTCGGACCCGACCGGAGACGGCGCCAGTTGCCCTACGATGGCCCGGACCGTCGGCAATAA
- a CDS encoding PAS domain-containing protein has product MIRILDDDAPGHAFADLRRNLSSRLHLVGLDYWTSLERISDLPARNAFDPAHIPSLLPHLIFLQVTLDPLDYCYRVIGGTVREHLLANYTGRWISQIAHQRAPSRLHSNLSRAVTERTPVLSDTPYIGTKKEFLKSDELILPLVDESDRVSHLLVLLDFDRRPLQVVGRWSRKRG; this is encoded by the coding sequence ATGATCCGCATACTAGATGATGACGCACCCGGCCACGCGTTCGCGGACCTGCGTCGTAATCTTTCCTCGCGTCTTCATTTGGTTGGCCTCGATTACTGGACCTCTCTCGAACGAATCAGCGATTTACCTGCGCGGAACGCGTTCGATCCGGCCCATATTCCGTCTCTTCTTCCGCATCTGATCTTTCTCCAGGTCACCCTGGATCCTCTCGACTATTGCTACAGGGTCATCGGCGGAACGGTGCGGGAGCATCTCCTGGCCAACTATACCGGCCGCTGGATCTCGCAGATCGCCCATCAGCGCGCGCCAAGCAGGCTGCACTCCAACCTGTCGCGAGCGGTCACCGAACGGACGCCGGTCCTGTCCGACACGCCCTATATCGGGACCAAGAAAGAGTTTCTGAAGAGCGACGAACTCATTCTCCCCCTCGTCGACGAGAGTGACCGGGTCTCGCACCTGCTTGTGCTTCTCGATTTCGACAGACGCCCGCTGCAGGTCGTCGGCCGCTGGTCGCGCAAGCGCGGCTGA
- a CDS encoding S1C family serine protease has translation MQAQFFVQRGAALLTLCLVLLGSSLASAPAPAAGTANPLLSVVRVEARVPGDSRTASRLGTERAGAGVVIADDGLILTIGYLILEADEVSVTDRNGRRFPADIVAYDHATGFGLLRAYEGLSVPSVALGSSAAVESRQKALAASVGPVPALPVEVRSVHPFAGGWEYLIDGAIFTAPPIPEFGGAALFGEDGRLLGIGSLILQDADGSGQTGNMFVPIDLLKPILADLLAFGRSTEPARPWIGLYPTEVNGYLIVSGVSEGGPAETAGLRFGDLLVAVDGAPVTDMAAFFRLVWALGPAGTRIPLTVLREGKIHVVDVESRDRHSWLKLGRTY, from the coding sequence ATGCAGGCGCAGTTCTTCGTGCAACGCGGAGCGGCTCTCCTGACGCTCTGCCTCGTTCTTCTCGGTTCCTCGCTCGCGTCCGCCCCTGCCCCTGCGGCGGGGACGGCGAATCCTCTCCTCAGCGTTGTCCGCGTGGAAGCCCGCGTTCCGGGAGATTCGAGAACCGCCTCCCGCCTCGGCACCGAGCGCGCGGGCGCAGGTGTCGTGATCGCGGATGACGGGCTGATCCTGACGATCGGCTACCTGATCCTGGAAGCCGACGAGGTTTCGGTGACCGATCGGAATGGCCGCCGTTTTCCGGCCGATATCGTTGCCTACGATCATGCAACCGGTTTCGGGCTCCTCAGAGCCTACGAGGGCCTCAGCGTGCCCTCAGTCGCGCTCGGTTCGTCAGCTGCGGTCGAAAGCCGCCAGAAGGCGCTCGCCGCCAGCGTCGGGCCGGTGCCGGCGCTGCCCGTTGAGGTCCGCTCGGTGCATCCCTTCGCCGGCGGCTGGGAGTATCTCATCGACGGGGCGATTTTCACGGCGCCTCCGATTCCGGAATTCGGCGGTGCCGCGTTGTTCGGCGAGGACGGTCGTCTGCTCGGCATCGGCTCGCTCATCCTGCAGGATGCGGACGGGAGCGGGCAGACGGGCAACATGTTCGTGCCGATCGATCTGCTGAAGCCGATCCTGGCGGACCTGCTCGCCTTCGGGCGTTCGACGGAACCGGCCCGGCCCTGGATCGGGCTCTACCCCACGGAGGTGAATGGATATCTGATCGTCTCGGGGGTCTCCGAGGGCGGCCCGGCCGAAACGGCGGGGCTCCGGTTCGGCGATCTGCTGGTCGCGGTCGACGGAGCGCCGGTGACGGACATGGCCGCCTTCTTCCGCTTGGTCTGGGCGCTCGGCCCGGCGGGGACGCGGATCCCCCTCACGGTGCTCCGGGAGGGCAAGATCCACGTCGTCGACGTCGAAAGCCGGGATCGCCACAGCTGGCTCAAGCTCGGCCGGACCTACTGA
- a CDS encoding D-2-hydroxyacid dehydrogenase, with product MVPLKPVKNSPEDLPHTFSTHNPADDMHPTSRLILHIKNNRAGEEAFRFTGERIAAALERHGDAADRIDIRVDWDLDNFEKSMRDADALVTWDLPTAGLGDRAPHLRWIHIIGAGVEHLQPLTWLPPRTILTNNRGVHAEKTAESAAMAVLMLHNRIPAYVSDQRASRWNPVYVPPIAGKTVAVIGVGEMGGAATRAFKALGLKVLGIRRGGAPHPSVDEMHGPDGLRTVLGAADFVHVTLPQTPETTGLIDRQAIRAMKQGAGLVNFGRAPVIDHEALVEALRDGHLGGALLDVHDPEPLPAGSPLWKVPNLILTPHVSSDDDRSYIPATLDLVFENCKRLLNGESLKNRVDPSLGY from the coding sequence ATGGTTCCATTGAAGCCGGTGAAGAACTCACCGGAAGACCTGCCGCATACTTTCTCAACTCACAATCCGGCCGACGACATGCACCCGACAAGCCGTCTCATTCTCCACATCAAGAACAACCGCGCCGGAGAAGAGGCTTTCCGGTTCACCGGCGAGCGGATCGCCGCAGCCCTCGAACGCCACGGGGATGCCGCGGATCGTATCGATATCCGCGTGGATTGGGACCTCGACAATTTCGAAAAATCGATGCGGGACGCCGATGCGCTGGTGACCTGGGACCTGCCGACAGCGGGACTCGGCGACCGGGCTCCGCACCTGCGCTGGATCCACATCATCGGTGCCGGGGTCGAACATCTGCAGCCGCTGACCTGGCTTCCGCCGCGCACAATCCTGACCAACAACCGGGGCGTCCATGCCGAAAAGACCGCCGAGTCCGCCGCCATGGCGGTCCTCATGCTGCATAACCGGATTCCCGCTTATGTTAGCGACCAGCGCGCGTCCCGCTGGAATCCCGTCTACGTCCCGCCGATCGCCGGCAAGACCGTTGCCGTGATCGGGGTCGGAGAAATGGGCGGCGCCGCGACGCGCGCCTTCAAGGCGCTCGGCCTCAAGGTGCTGGGCATTCGGCGCGGCGGAGCCCCGCATCCGTCCGTGGACGAGATGCATGGTCCGGACGGTTTGCGAACCGTCCTCGGTGCGGCGGACTTCGTGCATGTCACTCTTCCGCAAACGCCGGAGACGACGGGACTGATCGACCGGCAGGCCATCCGCGCGATGAAACAAGGAGCCGGCCTCGTCAATTTCGGGCGGGCGCCGGTGATCGATCACGAAGCGCTCGTCGAGGCGCTCCGGGACGGTCATCTCGGCGGCGCGCTCCTCGATGTCCACGACCCGGAACCCCTGCCCGCCGGCTCGCCTCTCTGGAAGGTTCCGAATTTGATCCTTACGCCACATGTCAGTTCGGACGACGACCGTTCCTATATCCCTGCGACGCTCGATCTGGTGTTTGAAAACTGCAAACGCTTGTTAAACGGCGAGTCTTTGAAGAACCGGGTCGATCCGTCGCTCGGCTACTGA